In one window of Cynocephalus volans isolate mCynVol1 chromosome 6, mCynVol1.pri, whole genome shotgun sequence DNA:
- the TMEM139 gene encoding transmembrane protein 139: MVPSQLWGRLEKPFLCLCCVFFLLGLALLDIRPDITPAAYFFLSLAGFFLFACLLACFLNWVFRSLPSLQTESPEASGNARDNEAFEVPTYEEAMVVLESQCHPQQVDQPPPYSTVVVPPGLEEEQPSHPEEPRRAGLERRVGSEGSVTQGGSPGRTPISLRLRGPRVVYTAPDLRSLGAVPKSEPLTPPPGYDVSIGQPEDDNVFYEDNWTPC; encoded by the exons ATGGTGCCAAGCCAGTTGTGGGGAAGACTGGAGAAGCCGTTTCTCTGCCTGTGCTGCGTCTTCTTCCTCCTGGGGCTGGCTTTGCTGGACATACGGCCGGACATCACCCCTGCTGCTTATTTCTTTCTCAGCTTGGCTGGCTTCTTCTTGTTTGCCTGCCTCCTGGCCTGTTTTCTGAACTGGGTGTTCCGATCACTGCCATCGCTACAGACCGAGAGCCCAGAGGCCTCAGGCAATGCACG GGACAATGAAGCCTTTGAGGTGCCAACCTATGAAGAGGCCATGGTGGTGTTGGAATCACAGTGCCATCCCCAACAGGTGGATCAACCACCCCCCTACAGCACTGTTGTAGTCCCCCCAGGACTTGAGGAGGAACAACCTAGCCATCCAGAGGAGCCGAGGAGAGCCGGACTGGAAAGGCGAGTGGGCTCAGAGGGGTCAGTGACCCAGGGAGGAAGCCCTGGAAGAACTCCAATCAGCCTTCGGCTTCGGGGACCACGGGTTGTGTACACTGCTCCTGATCTGCGGAGCTTGGGGGCAGTCCCCAAATCGGAGCCTCTTACTCCACCCCCTGGCTATGATGTCAGCATTGGTCAACCTGAGGATGATAATGTTTTCTATGAAGACAACTGGACACCCTGCTAA